In Odontesthes bonariensis isolate fOdoBon6 chromosome 6, fOdoBon6.hap1, whole genome shotgun sequence, one genomic interval encodes:
- the LOC142382283 gene encoding sodium- and chloride-dependent GABA transporter ine isoform X3: protein METGAESSKPLCDERDCDLRPLDGKVTAEGSSDAEAQRPTWSGQLEFILASVGYAVGLGNVWRFPYLCYSSGGGAFIVPYLIMVVLCGIPLLFMEFAIGQYTRLGPVHVLAKMCPLLKGVGLATVVISFIFSTYYNVLISWALYYLFNSFKATLPWTSCNNTWNVVENCSSGFPGNTTHLQSSSQQFFDHRLLEKTSGIEEAGGVRWELFGYLLVAWAIVYLCIFKGVKSTGKLPGAKNGILYFVTPVWRRLFEVKVWVNAAAQVFNSLGIAFGSMISMASYNKFHNNILRDVLIVSLVNSFTSILAGFVIFSAIGYMAHIHNLPVDNIATDGPGLVFVVYPEVLSTMPVFQLWAPLFFLMLLCLGLDSQFANVEVAVTFLKDEFGAKVLHFLKREELLALAVCIVCFILGLPHVTKGGIYVFQLMDHCTAVVSLVFLAFCEVVAVCWIFGTARLSLMVKRMQGKSPSIYFRLCWLLLCPVLVLCILISSIVQYTPPRYGKYTYPLWAEWMGWGISLVSVIWIPLGAIHEICNNKGSLVQRLKTAITPTLDLDAVDPLPEKQNLDNPMSGKLFTSGV from the exons ATGGAGACCGGTGCCGAAAGCTCAAAGCCCCTCTGTGATGAAAGAGACTGTGATCTGCGACCTTTAGATGGCAAAGTCACCGCCGAGGGGAGCTCGGATGCGGAAGCTCAGAGACCCACATGGAGCGGGCAGCTGGAGTTCATCTTGGCGTCGGTGGGATACGCGGTGGGTCTGGGAAATGTCTGGAGGTTTCCCTATCTGTGCTACAGCAGCGGTGGAG GTGCATTCATAGTCCCTTACCTCATCATGGTGGTGCTGTGTGGCATTCCTCTGCTCTTCATGGAGTTTGCTATTGGGCAGTATACTCGTTTAGGGCCAGTTCATGTTCTCGCCAAGATGTGTCCCTTGTTAAAAG GTGTGGGTCTAGCCACAGTTGTCATCTCCTTCATATTCTCCACCTACTACAACGTGCTCATCAGCTGGGCACTTTATTATTTGTTCAACTCATTCAAAGCCACTCTCCCTTGGACATCTTGCAACAACACATGGAATGTCGTCGAAAACTGCTCCAGTGGTTTCCCTGGCAACACCACCCACCTCCAGTCTTCGAGCCAGCAGTTCTTTGA TCACAGGCTTCTGGAGAAGACCAGTGGCATTGAAGAAGCTGGTGGCGTCCGCTGGGAACTATTCGGCTATCTTCTTGTTGCTTGGGCCATCGTTTATTTGTGCATATTTAAAGGGGTCAAATCAACAGGAAAG CTGCCTGGAGCCAAGAACGGTATCCTCTACTTTGTGACACCTGTCTGGAGGAGACTGTTTGAAGTGAAG GTTTGGGTTAATGCTGCAGCCCAAGTGTTTAACTCACTTGGAATAGCATTTGGCTCAATGATTTCAATGGCTAGCTACAACAAGTTCCACAACAACATTCTCAG GGACGTGTTGATTGTGTCATTAGTCAACTCATTTACTAGTATCCTGGCTGGCTTTGTGATCTTCTCAGCTATTGGCTACATGGCTCACATACATAACCTGCCTGTTGACAACATAGCGACAGATG GTCCTGGCTTGGTGTTTGTTGTGTACCCCGAGGTCCTCTCCACCATGCCTGTGTTTCAGCTCTGGGCCCCACTGTTCTTTCTCATGCTGCTCTGTCTGGGCTTAGACAGTCAG TTTGCCAACGTGGAGGTGGCTGTGACGTTCTTAAAGGATGAGTTTGGAGCCAAAGTTCTGCACTTCCTAAAGAGAGAAGAGCTGCTCGCCCTAGCTGTGTGCATTgtctgctttattttggggcttcctcatgttactaag GGCGGTATTTACGTGTTTCAGCTGATGGACCACTGCACTGCTGTAGTTTCACTCGTGTTCCTGGCTTTCTGTGAAGTTGTGGCTGTATGCTGGATCTTTG GCACGGCACGACTCTCCTTAATGGTCAAGAGGATGCAGGGCAAATCTCCAAGCATCTACTTCCGCCTttgctggctgctgctgtgtccTGTGCTGGTGTTG TGCATACTGATCTCCAGCATTGTTCAGTACACCCCTCCTCGCTATGGGAAGTACACGTACCCACTGTGGGCTGAATGGATGGGCTGGGGCATCTCACTAGTTTCTGTGATATGGATCCCTCTTGGAGCTATTCATGAGATCTGCAACAACAAAGGATCACTTGTGCAG
- the LOC142382283 gene encoding sodium- and chloride-dependent GABA transporter ine isoform X1 encodes METGAESSKPLCDERDCDLRPLDGKVTAEGSSDAEAQRPTWSGQLEFILASVGYAVGLGNVWRFPYLCYSSGGGAFIVPYLIMVVLCGIPLLFMEFAIGQYTRLGPVHVLAKMCPLLKGVGLATVVISFIFSTYYNVLISWALYYLFNSFKATLPWTSCNNTWNVVENCSSGFPGNTTHLQSSSQQFFDHRLLEKTSGIEEAGGVRWELFGYLLVAWAIVYLCIFKGVKSTGKVVYFTAVFPYFILFALLINNVQLPGAKNGILYFVTPVWRRLFEVKVWVNAAAQVFNSLGIAFGSMISMASYNKFHNNILRDVLIVSLVNSFTSILAGFVIFSAIGYMAHIHNLPVDNIATDGPGLVFVVYPEVLSTMPVFQLWAPLFFLMLLCLGLDSQFANVEVAVTFLKDEFGAKVLHFLKREELLALAVCIVCFILGLPHVTKGGIYVFQLMDHCTAVVSLVFLAFCEVVAVCWIFGTARLSLMVKRMQGKSPSIYFRLCWLLLCPVLVLCILISSIVQYTPPRYGKYTYPLWAEWMGWGISLVSVIWIPLGAIHEICNNKGSLVQRLKTAITPTLDLDAVDPLPEKQNLDNPMSGKLFTSGV; translated from the exons ATGGAGACCGGTGCCGAAAGCTCAAAGCCCCTCTGTGATGAAAGAGACTGTGATCTGCGACCTTTAGATGGCAAAGTCACCGCCGAGGGGAGCTCGGATGCGGAAGCTCAGAGACCCACATGGAGCGGGCAGCTGGAGTTCATCTTGGCGTCGGTGGGATACGCGGTGGGTCTGGGAAATGTCTGGAGGTTTCCCTATCTGTGCTACAGCAGCGGTGGAG GTGCATTCATAGTCCCTTACCTCATCATGGTGGTGCTGTGTGGCATTCCTCTGCTCTTCATGGAGTTTGCTATTGGGCAGTATACTCGTTTAGGGCCAGTTCATGTTCTCGCCAAGATGTGTCCCTTGTTAAAAG GTGTGGGTCTAGCCACAGTTGTCATCTCCTTCATATTCTCCACCTACTACAACGTGCTCATCAGCTGGGCACTTTATTATTTGTTCAACTCATTCAAAGCCACTCTCCCTTGGACATCTTGCAACAACACATGGAATGTCGTCGAAAACTGCTCCAGTGGTTTCCCTGGCAACACCACCCACCTCCAGTCTTCGAGCCAGCAGTTCTTTGA TCACAGGCTTCTGGAGAAGACCAGTGGCATTGAAGAAGCTGGTGGCGTCCGCTGGGAACTATTCGGCTATCTTCTTGTTGCTTGGGCCATCGTTTATTTGTGCATATTTAAAGGGGTCAAATCAACAGGAAAG gttgtgtatttcactgctgtATTTCCATACTTCATCCTGTTTGCCCTGCTCATCAATAATGTGCAGCTGCCTGGAGCCAAGAACGGTATCCTCTACTTTGTGACACCTGTCTGGAGGAGACTGTTTGAAGTGAAG GTTTGGGTTAATGCTGCAGCCCAAGTGTTTAACTCACTTGGAATAGCATTTGGCTCAATGATTTCAATGGCTAGCTACAACAAGTTCCACAACAACATTCTCAG GGACGTGTTGATTGTGTCATTAGTCAACTCATTTACTAGTATCCTGGCTGGCTTTGTGATCTTCTCAGCTATTGGCTACATGGCTCACATACATAACCTGCCTGTTGACAACATAGCGACAGATG GTCCTGGCTTGGTGTTTGTTGTGTACCCCGAGGTCCTCTCCACCATGCCTGTGTTTCAGCTCTGGGCCCCACTGTTCTTTCTCATGCTGCTCTGTCTGGGCTTAGACAGTCAG TTTGCCAACGTGGAGGTGGCTGTGACGTTCTTAAAGGATGAGTTTGGAGCCAAAGTTCTGCACTTCCTAAAGAGAGAAGAGCTGCTCGCCCTAGCTGTGTGCATTgtctgctttattttggggcttcctcatgttactaag GGCGGTATTTACGTGTTTCAGCTGATGGACCACTGCACTGCTGTAGTTTCACTCGTGTTCCTGGCTTTCTGTGAAGTTGTGGCTGTATGCTGGATCTTTG GCACGGCACGACTCTCCTTAATGGTCAAGAGGATGCAGGGCAAATCTCCAAGCATCTACTTCCGCCTttgctggctgctgctgtgtccTGTGCTGGTGTTG TGCATACTGATCTCCAGCATTGTTCAGTACACCCCTCCTCGCTATGGGAAGTACACGTACCCACTGTGGGCTGAATGGATGGGCTGGGGCATCTCACTAGTTTCTGTGATATGGATCCCTCTTGGAGCTATTCATGAGATCTGCAACAACAAAGGATCACTTGTGCAG
- the LOC142382283 gene encoding sodium- and chloride-dependent GABA transporter 1 isoform X2, which translates to MERAAGVHLGVGGIRGGSGKCLEVSLSVLQQRWRCIHSPLPHHGGAVWHSSALHGVCYWAVYSFRASSCSRQDVSLVKSFLISLRQRFSTRSKRLGPSLDLSLISPWLMLCAKQGPKAGVGLATVVISFIFSTYYNVLISWALYYLFNSFKATLPWTSCNNTWNVVENCSSGFPGNTTHLQSSSQQFFDHRLLEKTSGIEEAGGVRWELFGYLLVAWAIVYLCIFKGVKSTGKVVYFTAVFPYFILFALLINNVQLPGAKNGILYFVTPVWRRLFEVKVWVNAAAQVFNSLGIAFGSMISMASYNKFHNNILRDVLIVSLVNSFTSILAGFVIFSAIGYMAHIHNLPVDNIATDGPGLVFVVYPEVLSTMPVFQLWAPLFFLMLLCLGLDSQFANVEVAVTFLKDEFGAKVLHFLKREELLALAVCIVCFILGLPHVTKGGIYVFQLMDHCTAVVSLVFLAFCEVVAVCWIFGTARLSLMVKRMQGKSPSIYFRLCWLLLCPVLVLCILISSIVQYTPPRYGKYTYPLWAEWMGWGISLVSVIWIPLGAIHEICNNKGSLVQRLKTAITPTLDLDAVDPLPEKQNLDNPMSGKLFTSGV; encoded by the exons ATGGAGCGGGCAGCTGGAGTTCATCTTGGCGTCGGTGGGATACGCGGTGGGTCTGGGAAATGTCTGGAGGTTTCCCTATCTGTGCTACAGCAGCGGTGGAG GTGCATTCATAGTCCCTTACCTCATCATGGTGGTGCTGTGTGGCATTCCTCTGCTCTTCATGGAGTTTGCTATTGGGCAGTATACTCGTTTAGGGCCAGTTCATGTTCTCGCCAAGATGTGTCCCTTGTTAAAAG TTTTCTTATCTCCTTAAGACAGAGATTTTCTACCCGGTCAAAACGTTTGGGCCCTTCACTTGATTTATCGCTCATTTCTCCCTGGTTAATGCTCTGTGCTAAACAAGGGCCAAAAGCAG GTGTGGGTCTAGCCACAGTTGTCATCTCCTTCATATTCTCCACCTACTACAACGTGCTCATCAGCTGGGCACTTTATTATTTGTTCAACTCATTCAAAGCCACTCTCCCTTGGACATCTTGCAACAACACATGGAATGTCGTCGAAAACTGCTCCAGTGGTTTCCCTGGCAACACCACCCACCTCCAGTCTTCGAGCCAGCAGTTCTTTGA TCACAGGCTTCTGGAGAAGACCAGTGGCATTGAAGAAGCTGGTGGCGTCCGCTGGGAACTATTCGGCTATCTTCTTGTTGCTTGGGCCATCGTTTATTTGTGCATATTTAAAGGGGTCAAATCAACAGGAAAG gttgtgtatttcactgctgtATTTCCATACTTCATCCTGTTTGCCCTGCTCATCAATAATGTGCAGCTGCCTGGAGCCAAGAACGGTATCCTCTACTTTGTGACACCTGTCTGGAGGAGACTGTTTGAAGTGAAG GTTTGGGTTAATGCTGCAGCCCAAGTGTTTAACTCACTTGGAATAGCATTTGGCTCAATGATTTCAATGGCTAGCTACAACAAGTTCCACAACAACATTCTCAG GGACGTGTTGATTGTGTCATTAGTCAACTCATTTACTAGTATCCTGGCTGGCTTTGTGATCTTCTCAGCTATTGGCTACATGGCTCACATACATAACCTGCCTGTTGACAACATAGCGACAGATG GTCCTGGCTTGGTGTTTGTTGTGTACCCCGAGGTCCTCTCCACCATGCCTGTGTTTCAGCTCTGGGCCCCACTGTTCTTTCTCATGCTGCTCTGTCTGGGCTTAGACAGTCAG TTTGCCAACGTGGAGGTGGCTGTGACGTTCTTAAAGGATGAGTTTGGAGCCAAAGTTCTGCACTTCCTAAAGAGAGAAGAGCTGCTCGCCCTAGCTGTGTGCATTgtctgctttattttggggcttcctcatgttactaag GGCGGTATTTACGTGTTTCAGCTGATGGACCACTGCACTGCTGTAGTTTCACTCGTGTTCCTGGCTTTCTGTGAAGTTGTGGCTGTATGCTGGATCTTTG GCACGGCACGACTCTCCTTAATGGTCAAGAGGATGCAGGGCAAATCTCCAAGCATCTACTTCCGCCTttgctggctgctgctgtgtccTGTGCTGGTGTTG TGCATACTGATCTCCAGCATTGTTCAGTACACCCCTCCTCGCTATGGGAAGTACACGTACCCACTGTGGGCTGAATGGATGGGCTGGGGCATCTCACTAGTTTCTGTGATATGGATCCCTCTTGGAGCTATTCATGAGATCTGCAACAACAAAGGATCACTTGTGCAG